The proteins below are encoded in one region of Arthrobacter sp. CJ23:
- a CDS encoding acyl-CoA dehydrogenase family protein: protein MSDPSDLIDFDALLTAEERSLRDSVRSFVDSEIKPNIAGWYEKAHLPVEIFPELARLGLLGMHLKSYGCAGRSAVDYGLAGAELEAGDSGVRTFVSVQGSLAMSAIYKHGSEEQKQEWLPQMAAGEAIGCFALTEPAAGSDPGSMTTFARRDGSDWVLNGSKRWIGLASVARLAIIWAQTDDGVRGFVVPTKTPGFTATPIGPKLSMRSSIQCDVELTDVRLPESAVLPNVVGLKGPLSCLNEARYGIIWGAMGAARDAFEAALDYSKGRLPFGKPLAGYQLTQQKLVDMALEINKGFLLALHLGRKKDAGTLQPEQISFGKLNNCREAIKIAREARTILGGNGITLDYSPLRHANNLESVRTYEGTDEVHTLILGHRLTGVPAFR from the coding sequence ATGTCTGATCCCAGCGATCTGATTGATTTTGATGCCCTGCTCACCGCAGAAGAACGTTCATTGCGCGATTCCGTACGGTCCTTCGTTGACAGCGAGATCAAGCCCAACATCGCCGGCTGGTACGAAAAGGCCCACCTCCCGGTGGAGATCTTCCCGGAACTGGCCAGGCTGGGCCTGCTGGGCATGCACCTGAAAAGCTACGGCTGCGCCGGCCGCTCCGCCGTGGACTACGGGCTGGCAGGCGCGGAACTTGAAGCCGGGGACTCGGGTGTGCGGACGTTCGTTTCCGTGCAGGGATCCCTGGCCATGAGCGCCATCTACAAGCACGGCTCCGAGGAACAGAAGCAGGAGTGGCTGCCCCAAATGGCTGCCGGCGAGGCCATCGGCTGCTTCGCCTTGACCGAGCCTGCTGCCGGCTCGGACCCGGGCAGCATGACTACGTTCGCCCGCCGAGACGGGAGTGACTGGGTCCTCAACGGCTCCAAGCGATGGATTGGGCTGGCGTCCGTCGCCCGGTTGGCGATCATCTGGGCTCAGACCGACGACGGCGTGCGGGGCTTCGTGGTGCCCACGAAGACGCCGGGATTCACGGCCACCCCGATCGGACCGAAGCTGTCCATGCGGTCCTCCATCCAGTGCGATGTCGAACTCACCGATGTGCGCCTGCCCGAATCCGCGGTGCTGCCGAACGTCGTCGGACTCAAGGGTCCCCTCAGCTGCCTGAACGAGGCCCGCTACGGGATCATCTGGGGCGCCATGGGCGCCGCCCGTGACGCCTTCGAGGCCGCCCTGGACTATTCCAAGGGACGGCTGCCCTTCGGCAAACCACTGGCCGGATACCAGCTGACCCAACAGAAGCTCGTGGACATGGCACTGGAGATCAACAAGGGCTTCCTCCTCGCCCTGCACCTGGGCCGCAAGAAGGACGCCGGCACGCTGCAGCCGGAGCAGATCTCGTTCGGCAAGTTGAACAATTGCCGCGAGGCCATCAAGATCGCCCGCGAGGCCCGCACCATCCTCGGCGGCAACGGCATCACCCTCGACTACTCGCCGCTGCGCCACGCGAACAACCTGGAATCCGTGCGGACCTACGAAGGCACCGACGAAGTCCACACCCTCATCCTGGGCCACCGGCTCACCGGCGTCCCGGCGTTCCGCTGA
- a CDS encoding 3-hydroxyacyl-CoA dehydrogenase family protein, with amino-acid sequence MTNSNEASQNSPAGLLPATVGVLGGGRMGAGIAHAFLVNGSRVIVVERDEEAARGAHQRVAASVAASFDRGLLSGDQAEVLARFDTGTDYAAFASCELVVEAVPEDAKLKATALSDVAEHLSPHACLATNTSSLSVSRLAEALPTPEQFIGLHFFNPVPASTLIEVVVAEKTSEETLAAARQWVTALGKTAVVVRDAPGFASSRLGVAIALEAMRMVDEGVASAEDIDNAMVLGYKHPMGPLKTTDIVGLDVRLGIAEYLRSTLGERFAPPQILRDKVAAGELGRKTGKGFYDWS; translated from the coding sequence ATGACAAACAGCAACGAAGCAAGCCAGAACAGCCCCGCAGGTCTGCTCCCCGCCACCGTCGGCGTACTGGGCGGCGGCCGCATGGGCGCCGGCATCGCCCACGCCTTCCTCGTGAACGGCTCACGCGTCATCGTCGTCGAGCGGGACGAGGAAGCTGCCCGCGGCGCCCACCAGCGCGTCGCCGCATCCGTCGCGGCGTCGTTTGACCGCGGCCTCCTGTCCGGGGACCAGGCCGAGGTCCTCGCGAGGTTCGACACGGGCACCGACTACGCCGCCTTCGCCTCCTGCGAGCTCGTCGTCGAGGCGGTTCCCGAAGACGCAAAACTGAAGGCGACCGCACTCAGCGACGTGGCGGAACACCTCTCCCCGCACGCCTGTCTGGCGACCAACACCTCGTCCCTGTCGGTCAGCAGGCTCGCCGAAGCGCTGCCCACGCCCGAGCAGTTCATCGGCCTGCACTTCTTCAACCCCGTCCCCGCCTCCACCCTCATCGAGGTGGTTGTCGCGGAGAAGACCTCCGAAGAGACCCTCGCCGCCGCACGGCAGTGGGTAACGGCGCTGGGCAAGACCGCAGTCGTTGTCCGTGACGCGCCCGGCTTCGCGTCGTCCCGCCTCGGCGTCGCCATCGCATTGGAGGCAATGCGGATGGTCGACGAGGGAGTTGCCAGCGCCGAAGACATCGACAACGCCATGGTCCTGGGCTACAAACACCCGATGGGGCCGTTGAAGACCACCGACATCGTCGGGCTCGACGTTCGCCTGGGCATCGCCGAATACCTGCGCTCGACCCTCGGTGAGCGCTTCGCACCCCCGCAGATCCTCCGCGACAAGGTTGCGGCCGGGGAACTGGGCCGCAAAACGGGCAAGGGCTTCTACGACTGGAGCTGA
- a CDS encoding enoyl-CoA hydratase/isomerase family protein, which translates to MNDAGTALDASAFVTLLLEERGDRVAVRLDRPEVRNAIDQTMVDELHAVCAYLERAPKILILSGTPADPETGEKAIFASGADIAQLRERRRDDALAGINSSLFDRIANLPLPVIAALDGYALGGGAELAYAADFRIGTSGLRMGNPETGLGIMAAAGATWRLRELVGEPLAKEILLAGRTLTGEECLAAGLVTELVEPGALLDAAHALAGRIARQDPLAVRLTKTVFHSPREVHPLIDNLTQGLLFESAAKFDRMQQFLDRKKQS; encoded by the coding sequence ATGAACGACGCCGGGACGGCGTTGGATGCCTCGGCTTTCGTAACGTTGCTGCTCGAGGAGCGCGGGGACCGGGTGGCGGTCCGGCTGGACCGCCCCGAGGTGCGCAACGCCATCGACCAGACCATGGTGGACGAGCTGCACGCTGTATGCGCCTACCTTGAGCGCGCGCCGAAAATCCTCATCCTGTCGGGAACTCCAGCGGACCCGGAGACGGGCGAGAAGGCCATATTCGCCTCCGGCGCGGACATCGCCCAACTTCGCGAACGCCGTCGGGATGATGCCCTGGCCGGCATCAACTCCTCACTGTTCGACCGGATCGCGAACCTTCCCCTGCCCGTGATCGCCGCCCTGGACGGCTACGCCCTCGGCGGGGGCGCCGAGCTCGCCTACGCCGCCGATTTCCGGATCGGGACCTCCGGCCTGCGCATGGGCAACCCGGAAACCGGGCTGGGCATCATGGCAGCAGCAGGTGCCACCTGGCGTCTTCGTGAGCTTGTCGGGGAACCCCTGGCCAAAGAGATCCTCCTCGCGGGACGCACCCTGACCGGCGAGGAATGCCTGGCCGCGGGACTGGTCACCGAACTCGTGGAACCCGGGGCCCTCCTCGACGCGGCCCACGCCCTGGCAGGGCGCATCGCACGCCAGGATCCCCTCGCGGTCCGCCTGACGAAGACCGTGTTCCACAGCCCGCGCGAAGTCCACCCACTCATCGACAACCTCACCCAGGGCCTGCTCTTCGAATCCGCGGCGAAATTCGACCGCATGCAGCAGTTCCTGGACAGGAAGAAGCAGTCATGA